TCGCGGATCGAGCGGTACGAGCCGTAGCTGGAGCCCGCCATGCGGGAGATGGTCTCCTCCATCAGCGTGCCGCCCAGGTCGTTGGCGCCCGAGCGGAGCATCTCCGCCGCGCCCTCCGTGCCCAGCTTCACCCAGCTGGTCTGGATGTTGGGGATGTGCGGGTGGAGGAGGAGCCGGGCCATGGCGATGACGGCGCGGTTGTCGCGGGCGCTCGGGCCGGGGCGGGCGATGCCCGCGAGGTAGACGGGCGCGTTGGTGTGGATGAAGGGGAGGGTCACGAACTCGGTGAAGCCGCCGGTCTCCTGCTGGATGCGGGAGAGGGTGCGGAAGTGGCCGAGCCAGTGCCGGGGCTGGTCCACGTGCCCGTACATCATCGTGGAGGAGGAGCGTATGCCCAGCTCGTGGGCCGTCTTGATGACCTCGATCCACGTCGCCGTCGGCAGCTTGCCCTTCGTCAGGACCCAGCGGACCTCGTCGTCGAGGATCTCCGCCGCCGTGCCGGGGACCGAGTCGAGGCCCGCCTCCTTCGCCGCCGTCAGCCACTCCCGTATCGAGAGGCCCGTGCGGCTCGCGCCGTTGACGACCTCCATCGGGGAGAAGGCGTGGACGTGCATCCCGGGGACCCGCTTCTTCACCGCGCGCGCGATGTCGAAGTAGGCGGTGCCGGGCAGGTCGGGGTGGATGCCGCCCTGCATGCAGACCTCGACGGCGCCGACCTCCCAGGCCTGCTGGGCGCGGTCCGCGACCTGGTCGAGGGAGAGGGTGTACGCGTCGGCGTCGGTGCGGCGCTGGGCGAAGGCGCAGAAACGGCAGCCGGTGTAGCAGACGTTGGTGAAGTTGATGTTCCGCGTGACGATGTACGTGACGTCGTCGCCGACGACGGACTTCCGCACGTCGTCCGCTATACGGGTCAGGGCGTCGAGCGCCGGGCCGTCCGCGTGCAGCAGGGCGAGCGCCTGGGCGTCGGTGAGCTTCGTCGGGTCGTCGGCGGCGACGGACAGCGCCTCGCGGACGTCGGCGTCGACCCGCTCCGGCACCATGCCGGGCGCGGCGGCCTCGCGGAGCGCCTCCCAGTCCCCGTACACCTCGTCGAAGTCGTCCCGCCGGTCCCCCGTGCGGCCCTCGGTGTCGATGGTCGCGTGCAGATCCGTGCGGCCGGTCGCGGTGAAGGCCTCGTCGGGCTCCTGCCAGGGCAGGCCGCGCACGGGCGCGTCGGGGTTCGCGAGGCCGGTCTCGGGGTCGGCGAGGGCGCGGACGTGCGGGAGGAGCCGGGGGTCGAGCCAGGGTTCGCCGCGCTGGACGAACTCCGGGTACACGCAGAGCCGTTCGCGCAGCTCGAACCCGGCGGCGCGGGACCTCTCGGCGAGCTCCTCGATCTGCGGCCAGGGCCGCTCCGGGTTGACGTGGTCGATGGTGAGCGGGGAGACCCCGCCCCAGTCGTCGATGCCGGCGGCGATCAGCCGCTCGTACTCCGAGTCGACGAGGTTCGGCGGGGCCTGGAGGCAGGCGGAGGGGCCCATGATGAGCCGGGCGACGGCGACGGTGGCGACGAGGTCGTCGAGCTCGGCGTCCGGCATCCCGCGCATCGCCGTGTCCGGCTTGGCGCGGAAGTTCTGGATGATCAGCTCCTGGATCGAGTGGTACGCGCGCGCCACGCGCCGCAGCGCGAAGAGGGACTCGGCGCGCTCCTCCAGGGTCTCCCCGATGCCGAGCAGCAGCCCGGAGGTGAAGGGGACCGAGGACCGTCCGGCGTCCTCCAGCACCCTGAGCCGCACGGCGGGTTCCTTGTCGGGGGATCCGTAGTGGGGGCCGCCGGGCTCGGACCAGAGCCGGGTCGCGGTCGTCTCCAGCATCATGCCCATGGAGGGCGCGACGGGCTTGAGGCGCTGGAAGTCCGTCCAGGACAGCACGCCGGGGTTGAGGTGCGGGAGGAGCCCGGTCTCCTCCAGGATGCGGATCGCCATGGCCCGTACGTACGCGATCGTGTCGTCGTAGCCGTGCGCGTCGAGCCACTCGCGGGCCTCGGGCCAGCGGTCCTCGGGCTTGTCGCCGAGGGTGATCAGGGCTTCCTTGCAGCCCAGTTCGGCGCCGCGCCGGGCGATGTCGAGGACCTCGTCCGGCGACATGAACATCCCGTGCCCGTCCCGGCGCAGCTTGCCGGGGACGGTGACGAAGGTGCAGTAGTGGCACTTGTCCCGGCAGAGCCGGGTGAGCGGTATGAACACGCTCTTCGAGTACGTGACGACCCCGGGCCGCCCGGCCGCCTCGAGACCGGCGTCCCGCACGCGCCCCGCGGAGGCGACGAGGTCGTCCAGATCGCTCCCCCGCGCCCGCAACAGCACGGCGGCCTCGGCGACATCGAGCGCGACGCCGTCCCTGGCCCGCTTGAGGGCGCGGCGCATGGCGTTCTCGGTGGGTCGTCCTGCCTGGTGATCCGTCATGAACCGAGCATACGAGCGCACCCCTGGCCGGGGGTTCGGGTCCCCGCAGGAAGGAGGGTCAGTCCGTGTCCTTGGGGTGCCGAGGAGCGGCGTACACGAAATGCACGGTGCGGCGCGACTCGTCGACGAGGTACCGGACCCGGCCACCGGCCGTCACCTCGTACTCCCACTGCGGATAGCTGCGCCCACCGAGCGTCCCGTCCGCGAGGCGGCCACGCAGCCGGTGCTGCCTGTCCGGGTCGTCCTGTCGGAGCGGATCCCGGCGCAGGGCTTCGAAGCAGCGCCGGGTGTTGCCCGGAGCCTCGGCAGCGAGCTCCCCCCACCCTTTGGCCGCCTCGTTCGTCGCGAAGCGCAGGCGCCACTCCTCGCCGACCGGTGGCGGGGCGACGTCGTCGCCGCGCTTCGGCGTCACGGAGCCGTCACCTCTCCATGGTCCTCGTCGGGGAGCGGACGGGTGAGCTGGGCGGTGAGGCCAGGGTCGGCGAGGACGCGGGCCGTCGCCCGCCACTCCACGATCGTGCGGTGGAGGGTGGCGTGAACGTCCAGCTGTGCCGCGTCGTGCGTCGCGTCCACCAGGTCCTGGACGAACTCCCGCGTCTCCTCGGTGGAAAGGTGACGCACCCAGGGGAAGACCGCAGGGAGGGCTCGCCCTATGACACGGGCGCCGTCGTCGGCGGAGAGAAGCGCGGCGAGGAGGCGGGCCGTGACGTCGGCCGTCTCCTCGCGCTCCTGGTCGTAGCCTGCGGTCGTGAG
The DNA window shown above is from Streptomyces vietnamensis and carries:
- a CDS encoding bifunctional FO biosynthesis protein CofGH, producing MTDHQAGRPTENAMRRALKRARDGVALDVAEAAVLLRARGSDLDDLVASAGRVRDAGLEAAGRPGVVTYSKSVFIPLTRLCRDKCHYCTFVTVPGKLRRDGHGMFMSPDEVLDIARRGAELGCKEALITLGDKPEDRWPEAREWLDAHGYDDTIAYVRAMAIRILEETGLLPHLNPGVLSWTDFQRLKPVAPSMGMMLETTATRLWSEPGGPHYGSPDKEPAVRLRVLEDAGRSSVPFTSGLLLGIGETLEERAESLFALRRVARAYHSIQELIIQNFRAKPDTAMRGMPDAELDDLVATVAVARLIMGPSACLQAPPNLVDSEYERLIAAGIDDWGGVSPLTIDHVNPERPWPQIEELAERSRAAGFELRERLCVYPEFVQRGEPWLDPRLLPHVRALADPETGLANPDAPVRGLPWQEPDEAFTATGRTDLHATIDTEGRTGDRRDDFDEVYGDWEALREAAAPGMVPERVDADVREALSVAADDPTKLTDAQALALLHADGPALDALTRIADDVRKSVVGDDVTYIVTRNINFTNVCYTGCRFCAFAQRRTDADAYTLSLDQVADRAQQAWEVGAVEVCMQGGIHPDLPGTAYFDIARAVKKRVPGMHVHAFSPMEVVNGASRTGLSIREWLTAAKEAGLDSVPGTAAEILDDEVRWVLTKGKLPTATWIEVIKTAHELGIRSSSTMMYGHVDQPRHWLGHFRTLSRIQQETGGFTEFVTLPFIHTNAPVYLAGIARPGPSARDNRAVIAMARLLLHPHIPNIQTSWVKLGTEGAAEMLRSGANDLGGTLMEETISRMAGSSYGSYRSIRDLEAIAATAGRPAKPRTTLYGEVPEERQQTARASDGHLPELLPVLPQE